The genomic region AGGTTGCCCTGCATCGCGGTCAGCGGCACCAGCAGCGGTGCGCGGGTCAGCGTGACCGCCAGGATGATCACCCCGCCCTGTGCGCCCAGCTCCCCCGCGGTGGCCTGCAGCAGTACCGGGAAACCCATCACCAGGATGGCGCTGGCCCCGGCCGCGGCGATCGAGTGCGACGCCCCGCGCAGGAACGTGCGCGCCTCGACCGGGGTGACGATCGTCGCGGCGTGCCGCGCGGCGGGGGAGACGACGACCATGATCAGCCAGGCCACGGCCCCGACCACCGTGGCCCACAGGTAGCCCGCCAGGCCCCAGCCGATCACGAACGCCGTGGCGGCCACCGCCACCCGCATCGCCGCGTCGGTCACCATCAGCGACCCGTACGCCGTCCACCGGTCCAGCCCGGCCAGCACCCCCAGCAGCGCCGAATGCAGACAGAACCCGGCCAGCCCGGCAGCCAGCAGCAGCACCGACAGCCACCGCGCCTCCACGAAGACCCGCCCCGACCACAGCGGGGCCGTCACCGCGATCGCCGCGGCCGCCGCCAACCCGACCAGCGCCGCCACCTGAAGTGGACGGGTGCGCGGACCCCCGTCGGCCGGACGGCGGTACGCCATCGAGCGCACCTCGCGGGTGGACTCCTGCAGCAGCCCGAACGCCGCCCCGGTCACCAACCCGAACGCCCCCCAGAACACCGCGAACACCGAGAAGCCGGCCGGTTCGAGATCCCGTGCCGCCAGATACATCACCGCGTACCCGCACAGCGCCGACAACGCCGTGGCCACGCCCACCCGCGCGACACTGCCCCGCGCGACCGGCCCGGCCAGTGGCGTCGCGCCGGCGCCGACGGGGTCCAACGGCGTCGCGTCGGTCACGACGGGTCCAGCGGTGGCAGCGCGGTCGAATACAGCCACGCCTCCCACAGCGGCCGCAGCGACTCGTCGGAGTAGTGGGACGCCAGCCCGGTGAAGTCGTCGGTCACCACCGTGGCGTGTCGGTAGCGGTCGGTCCAATTACGCAGCAGCGCAAAGAAGCTCTCGTCGCCGATCTTTCGGCGCAGCACATGCAGGGTGAGCGCACCGCGCTTGTACACCCGGTCGTCGAACATGTCGGCGGGCCCCGGATCGGCGAGCACCAGATCCTGCGGCGCCTGCGCCAACCGCTGGTGGTAGTGCCGCGCCCACTGGTCGGCGCTGCGCCCGCCGGAGTTCTCCGACCACAACCACTCGGCGTAGCAGGCGAAACCCTCGTGCAGCCAGATGTGCCGCCACCGCTGCGCGGTCACCGAGTTGCCGAACCACTGGTGCGCCAGTTCGTGGGCGATCAACCGCTCGCAGCTGCGCTCCCCGTCGCAGTGGTTGGCGCCGAAGATCGAGATCCCTTGTGCCTCAAGGGGGATCTCCAGGTCGTCGTCGGTGACGACGACGGTGTAGCCGCTGGCGATCGGGTACTCGCCGAACAGTTTGACGAACAGCTTCATCATCAGCGGCTGGCGGGCGAAGTCGTATTCGAACTTCTCCCGCAGCCGGTCCGGCAGCACCGCGTGCATCGGCACACCGTTCTTGCTCATCCGGTGCCTGCCGTACATCCCGATCTGCAGCGTCACCAGATACGTCGACGTCGGTTCGGGCAGCTCGTAGACCCACGTCGTCATCCCGGCCCGCGCCCGCCGGGACACCAACTCACCGTTGGCCACCACCCGGTACGGGCTCTCCGCGGTGACCTGGATGCGGTAGCTCGCCTTGGCGGCGGGGTGGTCGTCGCACGGGAACCACGACATCGCCCCGTTGGGCTGGCCCGCGACCAGCACTCCCTCGGTGAGCTCCTCAAACCCGACGTCACCCCACAGCGACCGGATCGGCCGCGGGGTGCCGCCGTAGCGCACCACGATGGTCATCGCGGCACCGGCGGGCAGCGTGTCGCGCAGCGTGATGTGCAGTTTGTCTCCGGCGGTGCGGAACTGGTGCGGGCGCGCCCCGTTGACGGTCACCTTGGACACCGACAACGCGTCGGACAGATCCAGGGTGAAGCTGCGCAGCGCCGCCAGCGTCACCGCGGTGATGGTCGCGGTGCCGGTCAGCCGGTTGATCGTGACTTTGTACTGCAGCTCGAGCTCGTAGCGCGACACCCGGTACCCAAAATTGCCGACGGCGGGCAGGTAGGGGTCGATGACCGGAGCGGACTTCTTCTTCACCTTGGTCACGCGGCGGGTTCTTCGGTCGACGGGGCCTGGTCACGGCGCCGCTTGCGGCGCGGGGTGGGCCACGGTGCGATCGGGTTGCCCTGCCAGCGCGTCGACGGCGGCACCTCGTCGCCGCGCATCACCAGCGACGCCGGGCCGACGGTGGCGGCCGCCCCGATCCGCGCCGCCGGCAGCGCCACACAGTGCGGACCCAGTGTCGCGCCGTCCTCCAGCACGACGGTGTCCATCCGCATGATGCGGTCGTGGAACAGGTGCGTCTGCACCACGCAGCCCCGGTTGACGGTCGCGCCCCTGCCGAGGGTCACCAGGTCGGCCTCGGGCAGCCAGTACGTCTCGCACCACACGCCGCGGCCGATGCGGGCGCCCAGCCCGCGCAGCCACAGGTTCATCACCGGCGTCCCGGTGGCGGCGCGGGCGAACCACGGTGCGGCGACGGTCTCGACGAAGGTGTCCGACACCTCGTTGCGCCACACGAACGACGACCACAGCGGATGCTCGCCGGGCCGGATCCGGCCCACCACAACCCATTTCGCGATCACCGCGACCAGTCCCGCGGCGGCGCCCGCGGCCAGCAGCACCAGACCGCCCGCGGCCGCCGCCCACCCCCATCCGGTCTCGACGGCCAGCCACTGCAGGGTCAGCAGCACCGCCACCCCGATCGCGAACGTCACGATCAGCGGGGTGATCCGGCACGTCTCGACCAGCCCGCGCAGCAGCTTCAGCCGGCCCGACGGATGGAAGGTGCGCAGCGCGTCGGCCGCGGTCGGCTTGCGGCGCAACCGGACCGGCGGGCTGCCCAGCCACGACGAGCCGCGCTTGGCCTTGTGCGGCGCCGCCGACAGCACCGCGACCAGCCCGTCGTCGGGCACCCGGCGGCCCGGCTGGGTGATCCCGGAGTTGCCGAGGAACGCCCGCTTGCCGATGGTGGCCTTCGCGACGTGGATCCAGCCGCCGCCGAGCTCGTAGGAGGCGACCATGGTGTCGTCGGCCAGAA from Mycolicibacterium phlei harbors:
- a CDS encoding M1 family metallopeptidase, translating into MTKVKKKSAPVIDPYLPAVGNFGYRVSRYELELQYKVTINRLTGTATITAVTLAALRSFTLDLSDALSVSKVTVNGARPHQFRTAGDKLHITLRDTLPAGAAMTIVVRYGGTPRPIRSLWGDVGFEELTEGVLVAGQPNGAMSWFPCDDHPAAKASYRIQVTAESPYRVVANGELVSRRARAGMTTWVYELPEPTSTYLVTLQIGMYGRHRMSKNGVPMHAVLPDRLREKFEYDFARQPLMMKLFVKLFGEYPIASGYTVVVTDDDLEIPLEAQGISIFGANHCDGERSCERLIAHELAHQWFGNSVTAQRWRHIWLHEGFACYAEWLWSENSGGRSADQWARHYHQRLAQAPQDLVLADPGPADMFDDRVYKRGALTLHVLRRKIGDESFFALLRNWTDRYRHATVVTDDFTGLASHYSDESLRPLWEAWLYSTALPPLDPS